In Streptococcus parasuis, the following proteins share a genomic window:
- the glyA gene encoding serine hydroxymethyltransferase produces MIFDKVDFKDFDKEVWDAIQAEEKRQQNNIELIASENVVSKAVMAAQGSILTNKYAEGYPGRRYYGGTECVDVVESLAIERAKEIFGAKFANVQPHSGSQANCAAYMALIEPGDTVMGMDLAAGGHLTHGASVSFSGQTYNFVAYNVDEETGLLDYDAILEQAKEVQPKLIVAGASAYARTIDFAKFREIADAVGAKLMVDMAHIAGLVAAGLHPNPVPHAHITTTTTHKTLRGPRGGLILTNDEELIKKINSAIFPGIQGGPLEHVIAAKAVSFKEVLDPAFKDYAQKVIENSKAMAEVFLANPNFKVITGGTDNHLFLVDVTKVVENGKVAQHLLDEVNITLNKNSIPYEKLSPFKTSGIRIGSAAITARGFGVEEARKVAQLTIKALENAENEKALEEVRQEVRALTDQFPLYEGL; encoded by the coding sequence ATGATTTTTGATAAAGTTGACTTTAAAGACTTCGATAAAGAGGTTTGGGATGCTATTCAAGCTGAAGAAAAACGCCAACAAAATAATATCGAATTGATCGCGTCTGAAAACGTTGTTTCTAAAGCTGTTATGGCAGCTCAAGGTTCTATTTTGACCAATAAGTATGCTGAAGGCTATCCAGGCCGTCGTTACTATGGCGGTACGGAATGCGTTGACGTAGTTGAAAGTTTAGCTATTGAACGTGCTAAAGAAATATTCGGTGCAAAATTTGCGAACGTTCAGCCACACTCAGGAAGCCAGGCCAATTGTGCTGCCTACATGGCCTTGATTGAGCCAGGAGACACTGTTATGGGGATGGACTTAGCAGCAGGTGGTCACTTGACTCACGGTGCATCCGTTAGCTTCTCAGGACAAACTTACAACTTTGTCGCTTACAATGTCGACGAAGAAACTGGCTTGCTTGATTACGATGCGATTTTAGAGCAAGCAAAAGAAGTACAACCAAAATTGATTGTAGCAGGTGCTTCAGCCTATGCCCGTACAATTGACTTTGCTAAATTCCGTGAGATTGCTGATGCAGTTGGTGCAAAATTGATGGTGGATATGGCACATATTGCTGGACTAGTAGCTGCTGGCCTCCATCCAAACCCAGTTCCGCATGCTCATATCACTACTACAACAACGCATAAAACGCTTCGTGGCCCACGTGGTGGTTTGATTTTGACCAATGATGAAGAGCTCATCAAGAAAATCAACTCAGCCATTTTCCCTGGAATTCAAGGTGGTCCACTAGAACATGTCATCGCTGCCAAAGCTGTGTCTTTCAAAGAAGTTTTGGATCCAGCTTTCAAAGACTATGCTCAAAAAGTGATTGAAAACAGCAAGGCCATGGCTGAGGTCTTCCTTGCAAACCCTAACTTTAAAGTCATCACAGGAGGAACAGACAACCATCTCTTCCTAGTTGACGTGACCAAAGTCGTTGAAAACGGTAAGGTAGCTCAGCATCTCCTAGATGAAGTAAATATAACACTTAATAAAAATTCAATTCCTTATGAAAAACTCTCACCATTCAAAACAAGCGGTATCCGTATTGGCTCTGCGGCCATTACTGCTCGCGGTTTTGGAGTAGAGGAAGCTCGCAAGGTTGCACAACTAACTATCAAAGCACTTGAAAATGCAGAAAATGAAAAAGCTCTTGAGGAAGTCCGTCAAGAAGTGCGTGCTTTGACAGATCAATTCCCACTTTACGAAGGTTTATAA
- a CDS encoding PLP-dependent cysteine synthase family protein, translating into MSILKDMGNTPLVKLKNPFGDNFAQVYLKMEEFNPGGSIKSRVALQMIEDAETSGVLKSGDTLIEPTGGNTGIGLAVASSLKGYQLVLTTPDHFSAEKIEVLKKYGAKVVLADHRLGNDCHIQKAKELLKDNPDWICLNQFENPSNPKTHYLYRISSHR; encoded by the coding sequence ATGTCTATTCTTAAAGATATGGGAAATACACCTTTGGTAAAGTTAAAAAATCCATTTGGTGATAATTTTGCTCAGGTTTATTTGAAAATGGAAGAATTCAATCCAGGTGGTAGTATAAAATCTCGTGTTGCATTGCAAATGATAGAAGATGCAGAAACATCCGGTGTTTTGAAATCTGGAGACACTCTGATAGAGCCAACTGGGGGCAATACAGGCATTGGACTAGCTGTGGCCAGTTCATTAAAAGGTTATCAATTAGTTTTAACAACCCCAGATCACTTTAGTGCTGAAAAAATTGAAGTTTTAAAAAAATATGGTGCCAAAGTTGTTCTTGCTGATCATAGATTAGGCAATGATTGTCATATTCAGAAAGCTAAAGAATTGTTAAAAGATAATCCCGATTGGATTTGTTTAAACCAATTTGAAAATCCTTCAAATCCTAAAACACATTATCTATACAGGATATCAAGTCATAGATAA
- the prmC gene encoding peptide chain release factor N(5)-glutamine methyltransferase, producing the protein MNYAQLFAAYEEQLVAIGEEAESLSFTFRGLKGLNFTEFLLLLRQEVTPTDKEEIDAIFQQLSQHRPAQYIIGKADFHGLEFAVDERVLIPRPETEELVDLILQENSGADLRILDIGTGSGAIAISLAKARPDWEVVAVDISEDALAVAQENARTNQVSVHFLESDVLQAVTGQFDIIVSNPPYISPDDTDEVGLNVLTSEPHLALFAEENGMAIYRQIAEQAGAFLKKNGKLYFEIGYKQGQDLTDLLALHFPKKRIRVLKDQFGLDRKVVADDNG; encoded by the coding sequence ATGAATTACGCTCAATTATTTGCAGCATATGAAGAACAATTAGTCGCAATCGGTGAAGAGGCAGAATCCCTGTCCTTCACCTTTCGTGGCTTAAAGGGATTGAACTTTACGGAATTTCTCCTCCTGCTCCGTCAGGAAGTCACACCGACTGACAAAGAAGAGATTGATGCGATTTTTCAGCAACTTTCCCAGCACCGACCCGCCCAGTACATTATCGGCAAGGCTGATTTTCATGGCTTGGAGTTTGCGGTGGATGAGCGAGTCTTGATTCCAAGACCTGAAACGGAAGAATTAGTTGATTTGATTTTGCAGGAAAATAGCGGAGCAGATTTGCGTATTTTAGACATCGGTACAGGAAGCGGTGCCATAGCTATTTCCCTTGCAAAAGCTAGACCTGACTGGGAAGTGGTAGCAGTGGATATTTCAGAGGACGCCTTAGCAGTGGCTCAGGAAAATGCAAGAACCAACCAAGTCTCTGTTCACTTTCTAGAATCGGATGTCTTGCAAGCTGTGACAGGGCAATTTGACATCATTGTTTCCAATCCGCCCTACATCTCACCAGATGACACAGACGAAGTTGGACTCAATGTATTGACTTCTGAGCCACATCTGGCCTTATTTGCGGAAGAAAATGGTATGGCTATCTATAGACAAATTGCGGAGCAAGCAGGTGCATTTTTGAAGAAAAATGGAAAACTCTACTTTGAAATTGGCTATAAACAAGGGCAAGACCTAACCGACTTACTTGCTCTGCATTTCCCCAAAAAGCGAATTCGAGTCCTCAAAGACCAATTTGGACTGGATAGAAAGGTCGTAGCGGATGACAATGGATAA
- a CDS encoding lysozyme family protein, translating into MKKLRRILVLLLLIFLGYKGYQTYHAVKQVMAYQSMVQEVLAENDTPANEELVLAMIYTETKGLEADVMQSSESATGYTNTITDSKESIRQGVIYLTENLRLAEEKGVEVWTAVQAYNFGPAYIDYIAEHGGEHTLSLAKEYSRTVVAPSLGNTTEETYTYFHPLALLNGGKLYVNGGNIYYARQVQFNMRLMQFFNFF; encoded by the coding sequence ATGAAAAAACTGAGACGCATTCTAGTGTTGCTTTTATTGATTTTTCTTGGCTATAAAGGTTACCAGACCTATCACGCTGTCAAGCAAGTAATGGCCTATCAATCAATGGTACAAGAAGTACTAGCTGAAAATGATACACCTGCCAATGAAGAATTGGTTTTGGCCATGATTTATACAGAAACTAAAGGATTAGAAGCTGATGTCATGCAATCTAGTGAGTCCGCAACTGGTTATACGAATACTATTACAGATAGTAAAGAAAGTATTCGCCAAGGTGTAATCTATCTTACTGAAAATTTGCGACTGGCGGAAGAAAAAGGGGTAGAAGTTTGGACAGCAGTTCAAGCCTATAATTTTGGGCCGGCCTATATTGACTATATCGCAGAACATGGTGGAGAACATACGCTCTCTTTAGCGAAAGAATACTCCAGAACAGTAGTAGCACCAAGCTTAGGGAATACTACAGAAGAAACGTATACCTATTTTCATCCTTTGGCTTTGCTGAATGGTGGTAAGTTATATGTAAATGGTGGAAATATCTACTATGCTAGACAGGTTCAGTTCAATATGCGACTCATGCAATTCTTTAATTTTTTCTGA
- a CDS encoding nucleoid-associated protein, translating to MDIFVKKAIIHQFSPDDTELVLADQLLTVSPKIEEYLRKKIERVFSDEAKTGQFNSENPFLDHLKGDLLSNSVKIANLWKEEFSISENLKTNDLIFIEFERNGVEHFAFLRISLRENLAHVGLESGSPLKITQNNLPGAGSAPDEALIVNLQTWKYHLIEKRIKHNGAFLNYFSDNLLQVTPAISAKKSIKAVEQTAQKIADNFHQGDFQFQSKVKSAIFNNLEEDNELSPEKLADQLFDNNLTARLNFVDQLKEVIPDKISFDEIDSSRQLKKFENQKLSLSNGIELIVPNAIYEDAESVEFIQNDNGTYSILIKNIEDIKSK from the coding sequence ATGGATATATTTGTAAAAAAAGCCATCATACATCAATTTAGTCCTGATGATACAGAGCTGGTCCTTGCCGACCAGCTTTTGACTGTTAGTCCCAAAATAGAAGAATATTTGCGCAAAAAAATTGAACGTGTTTTTTCTGATGAGGCTAAAACAGGTCAATTCAATTCTGAGAATCCCTTTCTAGATCATCTAAAGGGTGATTTGTTGTCGAATTCAGTAAAGATTGCTAATCTCTGGAAAGAAGAATTTTCAATTTCTGAGAATTTAAAAACCAATGACCTCATTTTCATCGAGTTTGAGCGAAATGGTGTTGAACATTTTGCCTTTTTGAGAATCTCACTGCGTGAAAATCTCGCCCACGTTGGTTTGGAAAGTGGAAGTCCTTTAAAAATCACCCAGAATAATTTACCTGGAGCAGGTTCAGCACCTGATGAAGCTTTGATTGTCAATCTTCAAACGTGGAAGTATCATTTGATTGAGAAAAGAATCAAACACAATGGAGCCTTCCTCAATTATTTCTCAGATAATCTTCTGCAAGTTACACCAGCTATTTCTGCAAAAAAATCAATCAAAGCAGTAGAGCAAACTGCACAGAAAATTGCTGACAATTTCCATCAAGGCGATTTTCAATTTCAATCGAAAGTCAAGTCAGCTATTTTCAACAATTTGGAAGAAGATAATGAGCTTTCACCTGAAAAATTAGCTGATCAGTTATTCGATAACAACCTGACCGCACGTTTAAATTTCGTCGATCAACTGAAAGAGGTCATACCTGATAAGATTTCATTTGATGAGATTGATAGTAGTCGTCAACTCAAGAAATTTGAAAACCAAAAGCTTTCTTTATCAAATGGCATTGAATTGATTGTACCTAACGCAATCTATGAGGATGCTGAATCTGTTGAATTTATTCAAAATGATAACGGAACCTATTCGATTCTCATCAAAAATATTGAAGATATAAAGAGTAAGTAA
- a CDS encoding L-threonylcarbamoyladenylate synthase, which yields MTMDKLRTILENGGAVVLPTETVYGLFAQALNEEAVNRVYQLKQRPRDKAMNLNVSNLNDIHFFSQNTPFFLEKLYNRFMPGPLTIILKANHNVPFWVNSGLDTVGFRVPNHVKTLQLISETGPLIGPSANISGNESGKKFSDIQAQFSVDLSGVEDDQALTGIDSTILDLSGQKARILRQGAISRELIQKEIPEIEFED from the coding sequence ATGACAATGGATAAACTCCGAACAATCCTTGAAAATGGTGGAGCTGTGGTTTTGCCGACCGAGACGGTCTACGGACTCTTTGCCCAAGCCTTAAATGAAGAGGCGGTCAATCGTGTCTATCAGTTGAAACAGCGCCCTAGGGACAAGGCAATGAACTTAAATGTCTCAAATCTGAACGATATTCATTTTTTCAGTCAAAATACTCCCTTTTTTCTGGAAAAACTGTATAATAGGTTTATGCCAGGACCGCTAACGATTATCCTGAAAGCGAATCACAATGTTCCTTTTTGGGTTAATTCTGGACTGGATACTGTTGGATTCCGTGTACCTAATCACGTAAAAACCTTACAATTGATTTCTGAGACTGGCCCGCTTATTGGACCGTCCGCCAATATTTCAGGAAATGAAAGTGGCAAGAAGTTTTCGGACATCCAGGCACAATTTTCAGTTGATTTGTCTGGCGTTGAGGACGACCAAGCCTTGACAGGCATTGATTCAACGATTTTAGACCTTTCTGGACAGAAAGCGCGGATTTTGCGTCAAGGTGCAATAAGTCGTGAGCTCATTCAAAAAGAAATACCTGAAATTGAATTCGAGGATTGA
- a CDS encoding DMT family transporter, translating to MKSNRSNSNIHIFLIFVAICFLATGGIFVKLSSLPPINTGFYRVLFSIPMLLPFIKKEDVQLSKKNILTIVLAGAFLAGDLALWNISFSYTSVANANLLANLTPFTVIPFSYFSFKEKMTKRFFLGSIITFFGVIILMGNKLTLTSDRLLGDILSLSTSVFYAMFMLTVYKLRDNIKSNVIMFISAFGSLLVLGIVIIFTEGFYFPHNFSDLWPLLALALISQILGQGLLAYCLGKVNASLSSLITLSQPVVAAVYAWIIFQERLNTQSIIAILITLVGVYLAKTQTKQ from the coding sequence ATGAAGTCTAACCGTTCAAATTCAAACATCCATATATTTCTAATCTTTGTTGCTATATGTTTTCTAGCAACAGGAGGTATATTTGTTAAATTAAGTTCCCTACCACCAATAAATACTGGTTTTTACCGTGTACTTTTTTCTATTCCTATGTTACTCCCCTTTATTAAAAAAGAAGATGTACAATTAAGTAAAAAAAATATTTTAACTATTGTATTAGCTGGAGCATTTTTAGCAGGAGACCTAGCACTATGGAATATTTCTTTCTCATATACAAGTGTCGCAAATGCAAATTTACTTGCTAACTTAACTCCTTTTACAGTAATTCCTTTCAGCTACTTTTCCTTTAAAGAAAAAATGACTAAACGTTTTTTTCTAGGAAGTATAATCACTTTTTTTGGTGTCATAATTTTAATGGGAAATAAACTGACCCTAACTTCAGATAGATTATTAGGTGATATCCTAAGTCTCAGCACCTCTGTGTTCTATGCAATGTTCATGCTTACAGTGTATAAACTAAGAGATAATATTAAAAGCAATGTTATTATGTTCATTAGTGCTTTCGGAAGCTTGCTTGTCCTTGGAATTGTAATTATATTTACTGAAGGATTCTATTTTCCACATAACTTCTCTGATCTCTGGCCACTTTTGGCGCTTGCACTAATTTCACAAATTCTAGGTCAAGGGTTACTGGCTTATTGTCTTGGAAAGGTAAATGCAAGTCTGTCATCACTGATTACATTATCTCAACCTGTTGTAGCCGCAGTCTACGCATGGATTATATTTCAAGAAAGATTAAATACACAATCAATTATTGCGATTTTAATTACTTTAGTTGGTGTTTATTTGGCTAAAACACAGACCAAACAATGA
- a CDS encoding 4-oxalocrotonate tautomerase has protein sequence MPFVRIDLFEGRTEEQKIALAREVTEVVSRNTNAPKEAIHVFINDMPEGTYYPQGEMKRK, from the coding sequence ATGCCATTTGTACGTATTGATTTGTTTGAAGGACGCACAGAAGAACAAAAGATTGCTCTTGCACGTGAAGTAACTGAGGTTGTATCTCGTAATACCAACGCACCAAAAGAAGCCATTCATGTTTTCATCAATGATATGCCAGAAGGGACTTACTACCCACAAGGTGAAATGAAACGTAAATAA
- a CDS encoding thymidine kinase, which translates to MAQLYYKYGTMNSGKTIEILKVAHNYEEQGKPVVIMTSALDTRDAFGVVSSRIGMRREAVAIDDEMDIFAFIEKMEPRPYCVLIDEAQFLRRHHVYALARVVDELDVPVMAFGLKNDFRNELFEGSQHLLLLADKLDEIKTICQYCSKKATMVLRTQDGKPTYEGEQIQIGGNETYIPVCRKHYFSPEIK; encoded by the coding sequence GTGGCTCAATTATATTATAAATATGGGACAATGAACTCAGGTAAGACTATTGAAATTCTCAAGGTTGCCCACAACTATGAAGAACAAGGAAAACCTGTTGTTATCATGACATCTGCGCTTGATACCCGTGATGCCTTTGGTGTTGTATCCAGTCGAATTGGCATGCGACGTGAAGCAGTAGCTATTGACGATGAGATGGATATTTTTGCTTTTATCGAAAAAATGGAACCCCGACCTTATTGTGTTCTGATTGATGAAGCTCAATTTCTTCGACGTCATCATGTATATGCTCTTGCGCGTGTTGTAGATGAATTGGATGTACCTGTTATGGCTTTCGGTCTTAAAAATGATTTCCGAAATGAATTGTTTGAAGGTTCCCAACATTTGCTTTTATTGGCTGATAAATTAGATGAAATCAAAACAATCTGCCAATATTGTTCTAAAAAAGCGACAATGGTTTTGAGAACGCAGGATGGAAAACCTACTTATGAAGGAGAACAAATCCAAATTGGTGGCAATGAAACCTACATTCCTGTCTGTCGCAAACATTATTTTTCACCAGAAATAAAATAA
- a CDS encoding PLP-dependent aminotransferase family protein, translated as MINLKKGKEHRPLYEQIYSQIKLDIINGYLSPNERILGTRTLAKMLDVSRNTVDRAYLQLTLEGYIESRKNAGFYVLRLPKVLCSSREKNPFDENYMDEEILRQENIVYDLTNSSHTSNLFPKKVWKKHYITALEQLELAERLSSLQPFQGDVVLRKEICRYLERIRGVVCHPRQVIITSGLQQSLDYLCQFLGKNKNVLMEEPSYPKAREIFIKNSCNISTGKVDVKGLDISKLSNAVNIDMIYTTPSHQFPLGMIMPISRRQKLLEFAEQNDSFVIEDDYDSELRYYEKPVPALKSIDYPDRVIYLGTFSKILSPSFRMSYIVLPKQFTEGFLERFRLHNSTVNLINQIALANVLSSGDYDRLVRKMSHIFKKRYEAFQNGFDTFQVPIRVSHNVSGQYFLVSFPTKINQYEMIKRALDEGVKVYDTMQFWQEEAECPHEHLFLGFSKIELEDIPDCMERLKKAWDI; from the coding sequence ATGATAAACCTTAAAAAAGGCAAGGAGCATCGTCCATTATATGAGCAAATTTATAGTCAGATAAAGTTAGATATTATAAATGGTTACCTATCGCCAAATGAAAGAATCTTAGGAACAAGAACATTAGCTAAAATGCTAGATGTCAGTAGGAATACTGTTGATAGAGCCTATCTTCAATTAACGCTTGAAGGATATATTGAAAGTAGAAAAAATGCGGGATTTTATGTTTTAAGACTTCCGAAGGTGCTATGTTCTAGCAGAGAGAAAAATCCATTTGATGAAAACTACATGGATGAGGAAATATTGAGACAAGAGAATATTGTTTATGACTTGACTAACAGTAGCCATACAAGTAATCTTTTTCCAAAAAAAGTATGGAAGAAGCACTATATAACTGCACTTGAACAACTTGAATTAGCAGAAAGATTGTCAAGTTTACAACCTTTTCAAGGTGATGTAGTCCTCAGAAAAGAAATTTGTCGTTATTTAGAGCGAATAAGAGGTGTTGTTTGTCACCCTAGACAGGTTATTATCACAAGTGGCTTACAACAATCTTTAGATTATTTATGTCAGTTTTTAGGTAAAAATAAAAATGTACTGATGGAGGAGCCAAGTTATCCAAAAGCAAGAGAGATTTTTATAAAGAATTCTTGTAATATTAGTACGGGAAAGGTCGACGTAAAAGGATTAGACATAAGTAAACTTTCTAATGCAGTTAATATTGATATGATTTATACGACTCCATCGCATCAATTTCCATTGGGGATGATTATGCCAATTTCTAGACGTCAAAAGCTGTTAGAATTTGCTGAACAGAACGATTCGTTTGTTATTGAAGATGATTATGATAGTGAATTACGTTATTATGAGAAACCTGTTCCGGCATTAAAATCAATAGATTATCCTGATCGAGTTATTTATCTAGGGACCTTCTCAAAAATTTTATCGCCATCTTTTAGAATGAGTTATATTGTTCTACCTAAACAATTTACTGAAGGCTTTTTAGAACGATTTAGGTTACACAACAGTACTGTGAATCTTATTAATCAGATTGCACTAGCTAATGTATTGAGTAGTGGCGATTATGATCGATTGGTTAGAAAAATGAGCCATATTTTTAAAAAAAGATATGAGGCGTTTCAAAATGGGTTTGATACTTTTCAAGTGCCTATCAGGGTTTCCCATAATGTAAGTGGACAATATTTTTTGGTCAGTTTTCCAACGAAAATCAATCAGTATGAAATGATAAAACGTGCACTTGATGAGGGTGTTAAAGTATATGATACGATGCAGTTTTGGCAAGAAGAAGCAGAGTGTCCTCATGAACATTTATTTTTGGGATTTAGTAAAATTGAGTTGGAAGATATACCTGATTGTATGGAGAGATTGAAAAAAGCTTGGGATATATAA
- the prfA gene encoding peptide chain release factor 1, with translation MNIYDQLQAVEDRYEELGELLSDPDVVSDTKRFMELSKEEAATRDTVTAYREYKTVLQNIVDAEEMIKESSGDADLEEMAKEELKQAKADKEAYEEKLKILLLPKDPNDDKNIILEIRGAAGGDEAALFAGDLLTMYQKYAEGQGWRFEVMEASYNGVGGIKEVVAMVSGQSVYSKLKYESGAHRVQRVPVTESQGRVHTSTATVLIMPEVEEVEYDIDPKDLRVDIYHASGAGGQNVNKVATAVRIVHLPTNIKVEMQEERTQQKNREKAMKIIRARVADHFAQIAQDEQDAERKSTIGTGDRSERIRTYNFPQNRVTDHRIGLTLQKLDTILSGKMDEVVDALVLYDQTQKLEELNK, from the coding sequence ATGAACATCTACGATCAATTACAGGCGGTGGAGGACCGCTATGAGGAACTTGGTGAATTGTTGTCTGACCCTGATGTAGTCAGCGATACCAAGCGTTTTATGGAGTTGTCTAAGGAAGAAGCTGCGACTCGTGATACAGTAACAGCCTACCGCGAATATAAGACTGTACTTCAAAACATTGTCGATGCAGAAGAGATGATTAAAGAATCTTCTGGTGATGCAGACCTGGAGGAAATGGCTAAGGAAGAACTCAAACAAGCTAAGGCTGATAAAGAGGCTTACGAAGAAAAGCTCAAAATCCTTCTTTTACCAAAAGACCCTAACGATGACAAAAATATCATCTTGGAAATCCGTGGTGCCGCAGGTGGTGATGAAGCTGCCCTCTTTGCTGGTGACCTTTTGACCATGTATCAAAAATATGCAGAAGGTCAAGGCTGGCGTTTTGAAGTCATGGAGGCTTCTTATAATGGTGTCGGCGGTATCAAGGAAGTGGTTGCCATGGTCTCTGGTCAATCCGTTTATTCAAAACTCAAGTATGAATCAGGAGCTCACCGTGTTCAACGTGTCCCTGTGACAGAAAGCCAAGGTCGTGTCCACACCTCAACAGCAACTGTCCTCATCATGCCAGAAGTTGAAGAAGTGGAATATGACATCGATCCCAAAGATCTTCGTGTCGATATTTACCATGCATCTGGTGCTGGTGGACAGAACGTCAACAAGGTTGCAACTGCCGTGCGTATCGTTCACTTGCCAACCAACATCAAGGTAGAAATGCAGGAAGAACGGACCCAGCAGAAAAACCGTGAAAAGGCCATGAAAATTATCCGTGCCCGTGTTGCGGATCACTTTGCACAGATTGCCCAAGATGAGCAGGATGCTGAGCGTAAATCAACTATCGGTACAGGTGACCGTTCAGAGCGTATCCGTACTTATAACTTCCCACAAAACCGTGTGACCGACCATCGTATCGGCTTGACCTTGCAAAAGCTCGATACCATCTTGTCAGGTAAGATGGACGAAGTCGTAGATGCTCTTGTACTTTACGATCAGACGCAAAAACTAGAAGAGCTTAACAAATAA
- a CDS encoding DUF5962 family protein: MVEEMRYQQEEWLAQSFTSPEDRANYQTLKEQYEDENLDYSFSKREITGHLELIITSREVDFPSLDEVTKAEYLYLVAQLDELEQEQANYYRMQLS; this comes from the coding sequence ATAGTAGAAGAAATGCGTTATCAACAAGAAGAATGGTTGGCACAAAGCTTTACGAGTCCAGAGGATAGAGCCAACTACCAAACCTTAAAGGAACAATATGAAGATGAGAACCTTGATTATAGTTTTTCAAAGCGTGAAATCACTGGACACCTGGAACTCATCATCACAAGTCGTGAGGTTGATTTTCCAAGCTTAGATGAGGTGACGAAGGCAGAATACCTTTATTTGGTTGCTCAACTAGATGAACTTGAGCAGGAACAAGCCAACTATTACCGTATGCAGCTATCCTAG